Genomic segment of Natronoarchaeum philippinense:
CCGCGAGCACGTCGCCGTACTCGGCGTTCTCCGAGAGGTCAACCATCTCTCCCGGATCGTTCCGGAGATCGAACAGTTGTTCGCGCTGACGCCCGCGTTCGTAGACGATGTACTTGTACCGATCCGTTCGGACCACCCGGCCGCCGAGTTGAATGTTCGTCTGTACGACTACCTGGTCTCTCCATTCGGTATCCTGACCGGCGGCGAGCGGCCTGACGCTCTTCCCGTCGAGATCGTCCGGCGGCGTGATATCCGCGTAGTCACACAGCGTCGGCAGGACGTCTAGCCCGTTCGAGACGAGGTGGTCGTCGGTCTCTCCTTCGAGCGTCTCGCCGGGGTAGCTGACGATGAACGGAACCCGGACGCTCTCTTCGTACCCCCAACACTTCTGCTCGAGTTGGTGGGCGCCGTTCAGTTCCCCGTGGTCCGAGGTGAACACGATCACCGTGTTCTCGGTGAGTCCCCGTTCGTCGAGCGCGTCCAGAAGTTCCCCGATTTCGGCGTCGACCTTCTCGACCAGTCGGAAGTAGGCGTGGCGATAGTGGCGCCACTCCTCCGCCGTCGCGTCGACCATGTTTCCGGAGAGTCCGCTGGGGCGCGAGGCCTCCATCAACGTTCTGATCTCCGACGGTTCGAACGGCGGGATGCCGTAGTTCTTCGGGAGATCCGGACACTCCTCGGTCGGGACCGATTCGACGTTGCCCCACGGAAGGTTCTCGTTGCGAGCGACTTCGCAGATGTTGTGCGGGTTGTCGAACGACGCGACGAGGAAGAACGGGTCGTCCCGGTCGCGATCGAGGAAGTCGATGCAGTTGTCCGCGAGCGTGAGGTCGTTCATCCCCTGAAGGGTCTCGAAGCCGTGCTCGTCCGGGAGCGTCATCTCCGGAACGTGCCACTTTCCGCCGTAGGCGCAGTCGTAGCCGGCGTCGTCGAACAGGCGTCCCAGTTCCTCGTCTCGATACCGCTCGTCGATCTCGGAATTGTTGTCGGACGCGCCGACTTCGTGCGGCATGCGACCGGAGAACAGGCTCGCTCGCGACGGATTGCACAGCGGCTGCGTACAGTACGTGTCGGTGAAGCGCACGCCGCGATCGGCCAGCCGGTCCATCGCCGGCGTCTCGACGTAGTCGCTGCCCGCGCAACTCATCGCGTCCGCTGATTGCTGGTCGGTGAGGACGAACAGTACGTTGGGTCCGGTGGTTTGATCGGTATTCGTAGTCATGTCAGTAGATAGTACTCGTCTTGTTTCGGGCCGCGGGGGTTTTGTCGCGTGTGTACGATCGAACCGCGGGTATTGAGCGCTCACGGCGTGCTCTCGGGGCCGTCAGCTCGTTCGGTTTACCGTCGATATCGACACGGACTCTCTTTCCGGACCGTTCCGATTCGTATGCGGCCTCGGTAAGTGCGGTCACGGCAAGGGCGTCCCGGGCGGTGGCTGGCGGAGGGTTTCCGTTCACGATCGAATCGACGATCGATGTCGTTCGATCGTCCCAGTCGGAGAGGACGGCGTCGAGTGGCTCGTCGGCCGACAATTCGTCGTGGGTCTCGTAGCGGCTTTCTTCGGGTACTTCGAGCGTCTCTCCGGCTTCGTCCATGTTCTGGGCACTGATGTCGGCGACTGCTTCGACGGACTCCGATTCGATGTCGCGCAGTTGGTGACCGAACAGAGTGCCGAAGTCTCCGGTTCCGATGATGCCTGTGCTGATCTGCTGCGACATGGGTGTACGATTGAAGATGGAATAGGAAAATAAGTGTAATCAGAACGAATATTCTGTTATCGGATTGTTCGGTTATACCGGTCCAGAGGAGTCACCCTCCACTGTCGGTTGAGTCGACCAAGAACCGGCCTTTCAGCGCCCCTCTATCGGCCGAATTTAGCACGGTGGACAACAACAACAAGAGCGCCGACGATCAAACGACTCAAGAAATCTTCGGCGGCGACAGATTCACCACGGGGACGTGCTATCGTAGGCGCATGGGCGAGCAGACCATCGAGGTGGATCAGGAACGGGCCGCAAGCGCGTTCGGAGCGCTGGCCGACCCGAGTCGTATCGGAATCCTCCTCGCGCTCTGGCAGTCCGGTCCGCTCGCGTTCGCAGATCTCCACAGAGAGACGGCGATAGAAGATAGCGGTCGCTTCAACTACCATTTGGACAGACTCGTCGACCAGTTCGTCATCAAAACGGAGGACACCTATCGGCTCACGCCGGTCGGTGCGAAGGTAGCCGACATCCTGTTGGACGCCCGATTCGGTCCGACCCCACCGCCGATAGACGAACCCACGGACGCCGACTGTCCTGACTGCGGCGAACGCATCCACGCCCGCTACGAGAACGGAGATATCAGGCTCCAGTGTTCGGCCTGTGACTTGCTCGTCCACTACGGTTACTTCCCGCCGCGCGGCCGAACAACCCGCGACGCCGACGGGTTCCTCGACGCGTACTCACAGCGTCTCTGGAGGGATTTCTCGCTCGCTCACCGCGGCGTCTGTCCGCACTGCAGCGGCCGGATGCGCAATCGAATCGACGAGGACCCCGACTGGTATCCCGACTACGCCGCCAAGAGCATCTGCCGAGACTGCGGTGTCTCCGTCGGTTCCACGCTGGGGCTCCGACTGCTTGGAGATCCTGACGTGGTCGCCTTTCTCGCCGATCACGACGTTCACGCCGACGACAACAGGTTCTGGACGCTGGAGTTCTGCCTCGATGACTCCGATGTACGTGTGGTTTCGGACCCGGTTCGCCGGTACGTGATACCGATCAGTACCGACTCGGAGACGCTCGAAGTCATCGTGGACGAAACCGCGTCGGTCGTCGAGACGGCGCGATGGTCGCACCGGTAACCGCCGCGGCCCCTAGGACAGGAATGGCGACGGAGGACGAAGACGAGTGAACAACCGATCGACGAAACGCGTGTATTGGCAACCGACGACAGCGTCGTGGTGGTAGGAGGAGAGTACTTTCTGCCCTCTCGACGCCAAGCGAACGGGATCCGCTCGTCCTGTACGAGCGACTACTGATTTCCAACCACCTCTATTGATTAGTACGTCGACAAATTACTCACCCTCAATAGGTCGCCCCCCGGAGACTGCTCTATGTCCCGCAGCGAGCGCTCGACCGGCGCCGAGTCGGAGACCGTCGTCGAACAGTACGTGCTGGATGTCCGGATCGTGGAGCGTCCTGACGCCGACGACGCAGCGCGGTACGGGTTCGAGGCGCCCCGGCACACGGAGGTTACCTTCGAGAACCCCGACACCGCACGACTGTACGCGGACGTCTACTTCGACGTGAACGGGTTCCGCGAGGAGGGGACCGGCGAGCACGGCGTCCCGCCCGCGATCTTCCAAGGCGGCAAGGACACGCTCGCGGCGTACCTGCTGACACGGCCCGGCATCGACATCAACTGGGTCGCTTCGTTTTTCGGCGTCGACCGGGCCAAAGCAGAGCGCTACGTCTCTTGGGTCAGCGAGCGGGCGGCGTCGATCCGGGACCGGGCCCGAGAGCGTGATCTGGAGTAGGCGGCGTCCTCGGAAGCTAGCTTTTGGCAAGCGCTGGCGCCATGCGCTGTTCTTGCGTCGGTTCAGGAACTCCTAGCCGCGCCGATCCCTCGCGGGGTCGAGCGGTACGAACAGATACAGTCCGCCACTGACCGCCACGGACCTGTTGCTCGCTAATGTATTCGTACTTATGAATATTATAAAATGATTTTATAGGGTCAGTCGACGGCCAACGTGGATGGTTAAACTCAACCGCCGTAACCTGATGGCCACCTCGGTCGCCGCAGCACTCGGTGCGTCCACCGCAGGACTCGCAAGCGCCAGCGAGGACGACGACACGCCCGATGCCCCTTGGAGCGACGGTGAACTCAAGCGGTTCGCCCACGTCGCGTTCGGTGCGGAGTTCACGGGCCCCTTCGTCACCGACACCAACGAGCTGTTCTTCTCGAATCAACACCCCAGCCGCGACAATCCCGAGCCCTTCGCCAAGGCCGGCGTCGGCGTCGTCGAGGGGTTCCAGTTCGAGATGGACGGCACCAGCGACGACTTCGACGAGCTGTCCAAGCCCCAGACCGACGCGGAGCAGGCGGCAGTCCGAGTCGCCGACGGGGAGTACAACCAACTCGCACAGGAGGGCGACCAGATCAACGGCGGTGCCGAGAAGTTCGGCCACCCCCAGACGCCCGACGGGACCGATATCGCCGAGTTCGCAGGGAGCCGGTACGGAGACTTCGGTTACAACCCCGACATGAACCAGTTCGTCCCGACGAACGACGCCGGGACGGAGGGGTACCTGTTCACCAACATCGAAACCAGTCCCGGCAGCATCACGCGGATGCCGATCAGTCGATCGGACGACGGGACGTGGAGCGCCGACCTAGAGAACACGACCAATCTGGTCAATCACGAGGCGTTCCGAGACATCGGCGGTACCCGGATCAACTGCTACGGCGACCTGAGTCCGTGGACGACGCCGATGTCCGCCGAGGAGAACTACGCCCATCCGCGACTCGCTCCTTCGGCGACCACCAGTGAGGTCGTCGAGTCCGGCGGCGTCGGCCGGCGCGGCGGCGCCGAGTTCTGGAACCGGCCGAACCCGTCGGCCGCCCAAGATGCCATCGACGAAATCTTCGGCGACGATTCGTGGTACCTGCAGGGCGTCTGGGCGCTCACCGGCGTCGAGCTGCTCGCGTACTACCTCGGCGCCGATCCGGTCGATCAGAACGGCGATAGCAACGATATGACGCCGATCGGCGAGGGGTATCCCAACCCGTATCGCTACGGCTACATCGTCGAAATCCGCGACCCGGCCGACGATCCCGCGCCGGTCAAACACTGGTGTATGGGGCGGGCGGCGTTCGAGGCGCCCGACTTTCAGGAGGACGAACGGACCGTCTACCTCACCTCCGACGGCGAGAACAAGGGCCTCTACAAGTTCGTCGCCGACGAACAGTTCACGAGCTACGACGATCCGATGAACGTGGCCGGCACGCTGTACGTCGCCGAGGTCACAAATCAGGCAGCAGCGGACGGACGCCCCCCGGCGGCGGTCGATCTGGAGATCGAGTGGCTGGAACTGGGCCACGCCAGCAACGCCGAAGTCGAGTCGTGGATCGCCAGCTACGACGGGATCACGCAGATCGATTACCTCGAAACCCACGCCGAGACCGACTGGCAGTCGGACCTCGACGCCGCACTGCGGGAAGCCGACGAGGCCGTCGCCCGCGACGGCAACCGCGACTACGTCACCGACGAGGAGATCACCGAGTGGGCCAGCCAGTACGAGCAGCACGGCCCCGGCGGCGTCGACGAGGAACTCCGGAAAGTGCCGTACCTCGAAACCCGCGCCGCGGCCAAGGAGATCGGCGCCACCGTCGAGTTTCGCAAGGCCGAGGGCGTCGACAGCGTCGAAGGCGCCCAGCCCGGCGATTACGTCTATCTCGGTATCTCGGAACTCAACGCCGGGATGAGCGACGACGCCGGCGACATCCGGCTCCAGCGAGTCGACGGCGGCGTCGTCTATCGCGCCGAACTCGATTCGGAGTACGACATCTCGACGCTGGAACCGGTCGTCGTCGGCGCCGACGCCTCCGATCCGAAGCCGGTGATCGACGACGCGCCGATCAACATCGACAACGTGCTCGTGCTGGCCGACGGGCGCGTCCTGCTGTGCGAGGACGCCGCCCAGTACAACCGGACCTACCCGAACGACGGCGTCTGGGTGTTCGACCCCGCGACCGACGGCCTCTCGAACGGCGGCGACGACACCGGGACGGACGACGGATCGGACGACGACAGTTCCGGCGGGGACAACTCCGGCGACGGCAGTGGAGACGACAGCTCCGATGGTAGTTCGGACGACGGCTCCGGCGACAGTTCGGACGGCGACGCCGACAGCGGGTCCGGCGATAGTTCAGGTGATAATACCGACGACAGTTCCGGAGACGAGTCCGACGACGAATCGGACGACAGCGGCCTACCCGGCTTCGGTGTCGGCGTCGGACTCGCGGGCGCTGCCGGTGGTGCACTCGCGGCCCGGAACCGCGATGGCAACGACGCCGACGTTAGCGACGACGGCGACGACTGACCGATCGGCCGTCGCACACGCTCTTTTCGCCTTCGAGGCTTGCGTGAGGAGTCCAAGCCCCCATCACTCAGAATACGCTGTCGGCGGTCGCGGCGCCGACGACCGAGAACACCGAGCCGACGGCGACGGCCTTGAACGAGACCCAAATGGCCTCTGTCATGCTGCCGTTCGGATACGCAGCGACGAACGTGTCGGGCGCGTCGAGGATCATCGCCAGCAGCGCGACCGAGCCAAAGGCGACCAGCATCAGCGAGACGAACCGGATGGGGACGCCCGCGACCTCGATCTCGCTGTCGGGATCGCGGCCGGTATCGGCCTGATACAGTGCGGCGTAGCCGATGCTGGCCGTCAGTGCGATGACCAGTAGCGTCTGGAGACCGTCCATGTTGCTCGCGAGACTCCAGACCTCCTCGGTGACGACGAAGGGGCCTGCCAGCAGGATGCCGCCGACGGACTGCTGGGCGGCGTCGGCGAGCCGAAACTCCGGATGACGGAGGCGACCGAGTTTCATTTGCACCGACGAACGGCCCGCCGTCTGATAAACTCGCCGGGCGCCGTGCCCGATCGACGCCGCAACCGACTTGGCACCCGCAAGCGTATCCCGAGCCATGACCGCGCTGGCCGACCGCGAGTGGCGCCTCATCCCCGAGCGCGCCGACGACGGCCCGACGACGATGGCGCTAGAGGAGGTCGCCGCCGAGACGGCTGTCGAGGACGGCGTCCGGACGGTTCGGGTGTACTCGTGGGAGCCCTCGACGCTCTCGCTGGGCTACCGGCAGGATCCCGACACGGTCGACTGGGCGTACTGCGAGCGCCGGGACATCGGCGTCACGCGCCGCCAGACCGGCGGCGGCGGCATCTATCACGACCGACACGCGGACATCTCCTACAGCATCGTCGCGCCGGCTGACGAACTGCCGGGCGATCTGATGGATAGCTACGATCTGCTCTGCGAACCCGTTCTCGACGCCTTCGAGCGCTTGGGCGTCCCGGCAGCCTTCGCCGACGAGGAACTGCCCGCCGTCCACCAACCCTGTTGCTACCTACGTTCGATCCACCCCGCTCACGACATTCTGGCAGACGGCCGCAAGATCAGCGGGAACGCCCAGTATCGCCAGCGTGACGCCGTGATCCAGCACGGATCGCTCTCGTTCGACCTCGCCACCGAGGACCACCTCGGCGTCTTTTCTGATCCACAGACGACGCCCGCGGAGTTCCGCGAGCGCGTCACCGCGATCAGCGAGCACGCCGACGTGACGCGCGAGGACGCCGTCGACGCCCTCGAAACTGCGCTGGCGGAGTGGGCCGACGCCGACGAGGGCGCGTGGCGCGAGGACGAACTCGATCGCGCAGGGGAACTCGCCGCCGAGAAGTACGGAACCGACGACTGGACGCGCCGACGGACCGTTCCAGACGCAGTCGAGTAGTCGAACGCGCCGTCCCGATGCCGCCCCGACGCGACGTACCACGCCTGTTGCCGTGGCAACGCGGCGTTCCGAAGTCTCTTTGCCGGTCGGATTCCTCGGCAGCGACATGAGCGATCTCCGAGTCGGTGCGCACGTATCGGTCGCCGGCGGCGTCGACAACGCCGTCGAGCGCGAACTCGACGTCGGCGGGAACTGCGGGCAGATCTTCACGACCTCGCCGCAGGTCTGGCAACAGCCCGACATCGAGGACGACGAGGCCGAGCAGTTCCGCGAGGGCACGGTCGAAACGCTCGACGGCCCGTGGGTGATCCACTCGTCGTACCTCGTCAACCTCTGTACGCCCAAAGACGACCTGCGCGAGAAATCGATCGATAGCATGCAGGCCGAGGTCGACGCCGCCGATCGGCTCGGCATCGAGTACGTCAACGTCCATCTGGGCGCTCACACCGGTGCCGGCGTCGAGCAAGGGCTGGACAACGCCGCGAGCGCGCTCGACGAACTCGACGTGCCCGACGGCGTGACCGTGCTCGTCGAGAGCGACGCCGGCAGCGGCACCAAGCTCGGCGGCGACTTCGAGCACCTCGCGGCCGTGATCGACCGCGCCGACCTCGACATCGACGTTTGTGTCGACACGGCCCACGCGTTCGCGGCGGGCTACGACCTCTCGACGGCCGACGGCGTCGACGATGCCGTCGCCGAGTTCGACGAGGTCGTCGGTCTCGATCACCTGGAGTGCATCCACCTCAACGACTCCAAACACGAGTGTGGCACCAACAAAGACGAGCACGCCCACATCGGCGAGGGCCTGATCGGCGAGGAGGGGATGGAGCGGATCATCAACCACGACGACCTTGCTGACGTTCCGCTTGTACTGGAGACGCCAAACGAGGACGGCAAGGGCTTCGAGTGGAACATCGACCGCGTCCGGGAACTTCGGAACTGAACCGGTCGGAATCGCACCGCGATTCCCGCTAGGCCGCGCGGCGGCGTCGCGCCGCCGAACGATCCGAACGCAGGCCGAGCCAACCGGCCGGCATCTGTGATAGAAGTGCAAGCATATCCGATTCACCGTCGGATAACGGCCACGTACCGCCCATTTTGGCCCTGCATATTGATAGGTCCCGGTTCGTAACCTCGACAGTATGTCGGGCGACGACGGACGGTTCGTCGGACGGCGGGAAGTGCTCGCGGCGCTCGGCGCCGCGGCGCTGGCTCCGACCGCCGACGAGGTGCTGGGACTCTCCGGAGCGTCGGCGCCCAGCCCCGAGCACGCGCCGATGACCACGGGCGAGGCCGACGCGACGCTTCGCGTGCGGACGTATCCGCGACTCGCCAGCGCCGCGGATCGTTGGAGCGGTTGGTCGCTGGCGACGCTCGCAGCCCACGGCGCCGTCGGCGACGCGCTCGACGCCGTTGCGACCTACGCGCAGTCCGAGCGCGACGGGCTCTCGGCCGTCGACTGGAAACTGGAGGCCGGCGCCGGCGTCTCGCTCCCGCCCGGTCTGGACGCCCCGACGTTGATCGAGCGGTTCGCCGAGACGGTCCGCGAGCGCGACCCCGACGCCGAGCACGCCTGCCATCTCTTGTTGTGGTCCGAGCCGCTCAACTTCCGGATCGGCTACGGGTACACCCGCTCGGACGTCGCCGCCGCCGCTGAGGGGGCGTACACGATCGCCAACGTCGGCGCGACCGAGCGCTGGGACGGCCGTGCGGTCACGAAGAACATGGCGATCCACGAGACGCTCCACGCGTTTCTCACCGGCGAGGACGCCGAAGCGGTGATCGGTCACAGCTGTGAA
This window contains:
- a CDS encoding DUF2391 domain-containing protein, which translates into the protein MKLGRLRHPEFRLADAAQQSVGGILLAGPFVVTEEVWSLASNMDGLQTLLVIALTASIGYAALYQADTGRDPDSEIEVAGVPIRFVSLMLVAFGSVALLAMILDAPDTFVAAYPNGSMTEAIWVSFKAVAVGSVFSVVGAATADSVF
- a CDS encoding ArsR/SmtB family transcription factor, with the translated sequence MGEQTIEVDQERAASAFGALADPSRIGILLALWQSGPLAFADLHRETAIEDSGRFNYHLDRLVDQFVIKTEDTYRLTPVGAKVADILLDARFGPTPPPIDEPTDADCPDCGERIHARYENGDIRLQCSACDLLVHYGYFPPRGRTTRDADGFLDAYSQRLWRDFSLAHRGVCPHCSGRMRNRIDEDPDWYPDYAAKSICRDCGVSVGSTLGLRLLGDPDVVAFLADHDVHADDNRFWTLEFCLDDSDVRVVSDPVRRYVIPISTDSETLEVIVDETASVVETARWSHR
- a CDS encoding alkaline phosphatase PhoX, translated to MVKLNRRNLMATSVAAALGASTAGLASASEDDDTPDAPWSDGELKRFAHVAFGAEFTGPFVTDTNELFFSNQHPSRDNPEPFAKAGVGVVEGFQFEMDGTSDDFDELSKPQTDAEQAAVRVADGEYNQLAQEGDQINGGAEKFGHPQTPDGTDIAEFAGSRYGDFGYNPDMNQFVPTNDAGTEGYLFTNIETSPGSITRMPISRSDDGTWSADLENTTNLVNHEAFRDIGGTRINCYGDLSPWTTPMSAEENYAHPRLAPSATTSEVVESGGVGRRGGAEFWNRPNPSAAQDAIDEIFGDDSWYLQGVWALTGVELLAYYLGADPVDQNGDSNDMTPIGEGYPNPYRYGYIVEIRDPADDPAPVKHWCMGRAAFEAPDFQEDERTVYLTSDGENKGLYKFVADEQFTSYDDPMNVAGTLYVAEVTNQAAADGRPPAAVDLEIEWLELGHASNAEVESWIASYDGITQIDYLETHAETDWQSDLDAALREADEAVARDGNRDYVTDEEITEWASQYEQHGPGGVDEELRKVPYLETRAAAKEIGATVEFRKAEGVDSVEGAQPGDYVYLGISELNAGMSDDAGDIRLQRVDGGVVYRAELDSEYDISTLEPVVVGADASDPKPVIDDAPINIDNVLVLADGRVLLCEDAAQYNRTYPNDGVWVFDPATDGLSNGGDDTGTDDGSDDDSSGGDNSGDGSGDDSSDGSSDDGSGDSSDGDADSGSGDSSGDNTDDSSGDESDDESDDSGLPGFGVGVGLAGAAGGALAARNRDGNDADVSDDGDD
- a CDS encoding lipoate--protein ligase family protein — translated: MTALADREWRLIPERADDGPTTMALEEVAAETAVEDGVRTVRVYSWEPSTLSLGYRQDPDTVDWAYCERRDIGVTRRQTGGGGIYHDRHADISYSIVAPADELPGDLMDSYDLLCEPVLDAFERLGVPAAFADEELPAVHQPCCYLRSIHPAHDILADGRKISGNAQYRQRDAVIQHGSLSFDLATEDHLGVFSDPQTTPAEFRERVTAISEHADVTREDAVDALETALAEWADADEGAWREDELDRAGELAAEKYGTDDWTRRRTVPDAVE
- a CDS encoding deoxyribonuclease IV, with translation MSDLRVGAHVSVAGGVDNAVERELDVGGNCGQIFTTSPQVWQQPDIEDDEAEQFREGTVETLDGPWVIHSSYLVNLCTPKDDLREKSIDSMQAEVDAADRLGIEYVNVHLGAHTGAGVEQGLDNAASALDELDVPDGVTVLVESDAGSGTKLGGDFEHLAAVIDRADLDIDVCVDTAHAFAAGYDLSTADGVDDAVAEFDEVVGLDHLECIHLNDSKHECGTNKDEHAHIGEGLIGEEGMERIINHDDLADVPLVLETPNEDGKGFEWNIDRVRELRN
- a CDS encoding sulfatase family protein, whose translation is MTTNTDQTTGPNVLFVLTDQQSADAMSCAGSDYVETPAMDRLADRGVRFTDTYCTQPLCNPSRASLFSGRMPHEVGASDNNSEIDERYRDEELGRLFDDAGYDCAYGGKWHVPEMTLPDEHGFETLQGMNDLTLADNCIDFLDRDRDDPFFLVASFDNPHNICEVARNENLPWGNVESVPTEECPDLPKNYGIPPFEPSEIRTLMEASRPSGLSGNMVDATAEEWRHYRHAYFRLVEKVDAEIGELLDALDERGLTENTVIVFTSDHGELNGAHQLEQKCWGYEESVRVPFIVSYPGETLEGETDDHLVSNGLDVLPTLCDYADITPPDDLDGKSVRPLAAGQDTEWRDQVVVQTNIQLGGRVVRTDRYKYIVYERGRQREQLFDLRNDPGEMVDLSENAEYGDVLAEHRERLFEWCVEHDDAFGANPQYPMVPQIPGFNPPDAIDRVRSE